One genomic segment of Desulfovibrio sp. includes these proteins:
- a CDS encoding ACP S-malonyltransferase, translating to MGRDLAEASADAMELWKLAEKASGLALREIYWDGDDASMANTRNLQPAMTVTTLNLWLTLRNKLSPMGMAGHSLGEYAALAAAGALPIQQVLEMVSLRGKLMAEAGGTDGAMAAILKVSLETVEELVGKAAQATGGTLLVANYNTPGQYVISGRKDAVDQAAGLCKEVKGRAIPLAVSGAFHSPMMAEAAAELQKVLAKADWRAPSVPVFANVTGKGESDPRQLEGLLSRQMTSSVRWIDTMGAMYAAGARTFVEIGPKGVLTKMVKPNLDGKDDVNAVSIASKEAAETFTLP from the coding sequence ATGGGACGCGACCTGGCCGAAGCCAGCGCCGATGCAATGGAACTCTGGAAGCTGGCCGAGAAAGCATCCGGCCTGGCGCTTCGCGAAATATATTGGGATGGCGACGACGCCTCCATGGCCAACACCCGAAATCTTCAGCCGGCCATGACCGTGACCACCCTCAACCTGTGGCTCACGCTCAGAAACAAGCTTTCGCCCATGGGCATGGCCGGGCACAGCCTGGGTGAATACGCCGCCCTGGCCGCCGCAGGCGCCCTTCCCATCCAGCAGGTACTGGAGATGGTCAGCCTGCGCGGCAAGCTCATGGCCGAAGCCGGCGGCACGGACGGAGCCATGGCAGCGATCTTGAAAGTATCGCTGGAAACGGTTGAGGAACTCGTGGGCAAGGCGGCCCAGGCCACGGGCGGCACGCTCCTGGTAGCCAACTACAATACCCCGGGCCAGTATGTGATTTCCGGCCGCAAGGACGCCGTGGACCAAGCCGCCGGCCTGTGTAAGGAAGTGAAGGGCCGGGCAATTCCCCTGGCCGTGAGCGGCGCGTTCCACTCCCCCATGATGGCCGAGGCCGCTGCCGAGCTGCAAAAGGTACTGGCAAAAGCGGACTGGCGCGCCCCATCCGTGCCCGTGTTCGCCAACGTTACCGGCAAGGGCGAGTCCGACCCCAGGCAGCTTGAGGGCCTTTTGTCGCGTCAGATGACCTCTTCGGTGCGCTGGATCGACACCATGGGCGCCATGTATGCGGCCGGAGCCAGAACATTCGTGGAAATCGGCCCCAAAGGGGTGCTCACCAAGATGGTGAAGCCCAACCTGGACGGCAAGGACGACGTGAACGCGGTAAGCATTGCCAGCAAAGAGGCGGCGGAGACTTTCACCCTGCCTTAA
- a CDS encoding arginine--tRNA ligase, giving the protein MRALTHLRSLLGSILEKKGAAWPEKATIEPPKDKQFGDMACNVAMLVAGKLGMKPRDLAEELKKELLAQDPGLSSVEVAGPGFLNVTFAPAFWQQTVAEVLEAGHCFGKFNLGRGRKVQVEFVSANPTGPLHIGHGRGAAVGDALARILRAMDYEVSTEYYINDAGRQMRLLGESIWVRLLELLEKPVVYPEDWYKGEYIIELARELITLKGKTLADLPPDEAQDICYEYGMKAILNGIKKDLADFRVEHQVWFSEKSLVAAGTVEKTLEDLKQRGLAYEQEGALWMATSQFGDDKDRVLRKSTGELTYFASDIAYHANKYGRGFNTVVDIWGADHHGYVPRMKAAVQALGRDKEDLKVILVQLVNLMRAGEQIAMSTRAGKFETLADVCAEVGVDAARFMFLSRKSDSHLDFDLELVKQQSMDNPVYYVQYAHARICSLFAKAAERGVSIPETSADLLARLDTAEDLDLMRLMEQYSDILANAALTMSPHIISFYLRDLAGLLHRYYTAHPVLAAPDEELMRARMLILAAVAEIIRNGLELLGVSAPEKM; this is encoded by the coding sequence ATGCGCGCGCTGACCCATTTACGGAGCCTTCTGGGCTCCATTCTGGAAAAGAAAGGGGCCGCCTGGCCCGAGAAAGCCACCATCGAGCCACCCAAGGACAAACAGTTCGGGGACATGGCCTGCAACGTGGCCATGCTCGTTGCAGGTAAGCTCGGCATGAAGCCTCGCGACCTGGCCGAGGAGTTGAAAAAGGAACTCCTGGCCCAGGACCCCGGCCTCTCAAGCGTCGAAGTGGCGGGTCCAGGATTTCTGAACGTCACGTTCGCACCGGCCTTCTGGCAACAGACCGTGGCCGAGGTGCTCGAGGCCGGGCACTGCTTCGGCAAATTCAATCTGGGGCGCGGCCGCAAGGTTCAGGTGGAATTCGTTTCAGCCAACCCCACCGGCCCCCTGCATATAGGGCACGGGCGCGGAGCGGCCGTGGGCGACGCCCTGGCCCGAATCCTTCGGGCCATGGACTACGAGGTCTCCACCGAATACTACATCAACGACGCTGGTCGCCAGATGCGCCTTCTGGGCGAATCCATCTGGGTCCGCCTTCTGGAGCTTCTGGAAAAACCCGTGGTCTATCCGGAAGACTGGTACAAGGGCGAATACATCATCGAGCTGGCCCGCGAACTCATCACCTTGAAGGGCAAGACCCTGGCCGATCTGCCCCCGGATGAGGCCCAGGACATCTGCTACGAATACGGCATGAAAGCCATCCTGAACGGCATCAAGAAAGATCTGGCCGACTTCCGGGTGGAGCATCAGGTGTGGTTCTCCGAAAAGTCCCTTGTGGCCGCCGGCACGGTCGAGAAAACCCTTGAAGATTTGAAGCAGCGCGGTCTGGCCTACGAGCAGGAAGGGGCCCTCTGGATGGCCACCTCCCAGTTCGGCGACGACAAGGACCGGGTGCTGCGCAAATCCACCGGCGAGCTCACCTACTTCGCTTCGGACATCGCCTACCACGCCAACAAGTACGGGCGCGGATTCAACACCGTCGTGGACATCTGGGGCGCGGACCACCACGGATACGTGCCCCGCATGAAGGCGGCGGTCCAGGCGCTCGGCCGGGACAAGGAAGACCTGAAGGTCATTCTGGTGCAGTTGGTGAACCTCATGCGCGCGGGCGAACAGATCGCCATGTCCACCCGGGCAGGAAAGTTCGAGACCCTGGCCGACGTGTGCGCCGAGGTGGGCGTGGACGCAGCCCGCTTCATGTTCCTTTCGCGCAAGTCCGACAGCCACCTGGACTTCGACCTGGAGCTGGTCAAACAGCAGTCCATGGACAATCCGGTTTACTATGTACAGTACGCCCATGCGCGTATCTGCTCGCTTTTCGCCAAGGCCGCCGAGCGCGGTGTATCCATTCCCGAAACATCCGCTGATTTGCTCGCCCGCCTGGACACGGCCGAGGACCTTGACCTCATGCGCCTCATGGAGCAGTATTCGGATATACTGGCCAATGCCGCACTGACCATGAGCCCCCACATCATAAGTTTCTACCTTCGGGATCTGGCCGGCCTCCTGCACCGGTACTACACAGCCCACCCTGTGCTCGCCGCCCCGGATGAGGAGCTCATGAGGGCCCGCATGCTCATATTGGCTGCCGTGGCAGAGATTATCCGCAATGGCCTTGAGCTGCTGGGCGTCAGCGCTCCGGAGAAAATGTAA
- a CDS encoding SPOR domain-containing protein yields the protein MKVVDRFNVSKSPEGPRKFTFEFTGPGLISVAVVGILGIVWVFILGVLVGRGYKPENAVPQVAQIMPTAPAQTQQDNKEPPTVLKPEELHFQDTLQGKKPPETVTVDSAKKPAEQPATASPQGGAAPLAPAVPTSTLEKTPSPLPKGQVATSPAQPDKKAPHSEPAKPKESKDAKDSPNQKYACSYQVAALDKKSQADAEVERLKKKGLKASVEEVKLEGKTLFRVIAQVKGTETEIKQALEKAGAKKPILRDKKSL from the coding sequence ATGAAGGTTGTGGACCGCTTCAACGTATCAAAATCCCCAGAAGGGCCCAGGAAATTCACCTTTGAATTCACCGGTCCTGGGCTCATCTCCGTGGCGGTTGTGGGTATCCTCGGCATCGTGTGGGTTTTCATCCTGGGCGTTTTGGTGGGCAGGGGCTACAAGCCCGAGAACGCCGTGCCCCAGGTTGCCCAGATAATGCCCACCGCTCCGGCCCAGACGCAGCAGGACAACAAGGAACCGCCGACGGTGTTGAAGCCCGAGGAGCTTCATTTCCAGGACACGCTCCAGGGGAAAAAGCCCCCGGAGACCGTCACCGTGGATTCGGCCAAGAAACCAGCCGAACAGCCAGCAACGGCATCTCCCCAAGGCGGTGCGGCACCCTTGGCCCCAGCGGTGCCCACCAGCACCCTGGAAAAGACTCCCTCGCCTCTGCCCAAGGGCCAGGTGGCAACGTCCCCGGCCCAGCCGGACAAGAAGGCTCCCCATTCCGAGCCGGCAAAGCCCAAGGAGTCAAAAGACGCCAAGGACTCCCCGAACCAGAAATATGCCTGTTCCTATCAGGTCGCCGCACTGGATAAAAAATCCCAGGCTGACGCCGAGGTCGAAAGGCTCAAGAAAAAGGGTCTCAAGGCCTCTGTGGAAGAGGTGAAACTCGAAGGAAAGACGTTATTTAGGGTTATTGCGCAGGTAAAAGGAACCGAAACGGAGATTAAGCAAGCCCTTGAAAAAGCAGGGGCAAAAAAGCCTATACTTCGAGATAAAAAATCTTTATGA
- a CDS encoding arginine decarboxylase, pyruvoyl-dependent, with amino-acid sequence MFGQTFVPTKAFFTRGIGRHKNKLQSFELALRDAGIEKLNLVYVSSIYPPNCTLLTVEEGTALLNPGQITFCVMARNATDEKGRFVGSAVGMAFPASKDNYGYISEHTSFGKDEKEIGDFAEDLASTMLATTLGIDFDPETAYDERREIYMMSGKIIESKSLPSVTQGVSGMWTTTISAVVFLP; translated from the coding sequence ATGTTCGGACAAACGTTTGTTCCGACCAAAGCCTTCTTCACAAGAGGCATTGGCCGTCACAAGAATAAGCTGCAATCCTTTGAGCTGGCCCTGAGAGACGCTGGAATCGAAAAGCTGAACCTGGTGTACGTCTCCAGCATCTATCCCCCCAACTGCACCCTTCTGACCGTGGAAGAAGGCACCGCGCTCCTAAACCCCGGGCAGATCACCTTCTGCGTCATGGCGCGCAACGCCACTGACGAGAAGGGCCGCTTCGTCGGCTCCGCAGTGGGCATGGCCTTCCCCGCCAGCAAGGACAACTACGGATACATCTCTGAGCACACCTCCTTCGGCAAGGACGAAAAGGAAATCGGCGACTTCGCCGAGGACCTGGCGTCCACCATGCTGGCCACGACCCTGGGCATCGACTTCGATCCCGAGACCGCCTACGACGAACGCCGCGAGATCTACATGATGTCCGGCAAGATCATCGAGTCCAAGTCTCTCCCGAGCGTCACCCAGGGAGTCTCCGGCATGTGGACCACCACCATTTCCGCCGTGGTGTTTCTGCCGTAG